One segment of Penaeus vannamei isolate JL-2024 chromosome 3, ASM4276789v1, whole genome shotgun sequence DNA contains the following:
- the ed gene encoding neural cell adhesion molecule 1: protein MTWITLLIIGAAAAAAAGNRREEVADVREGQDVTLKCRINNPSLITSGGQIFWMRQRKGEKDNVAIRDTPFDRSYTVDLDLEEGRYDLTISRATYERDNGMFECRVKEAGTGSDLHTTTVNLTVLIPPGSPRVNPEAPTATEGQQIDLVCSSQGGSPDPQIIWYRSGSEQKLYSVLKPGGGRDFPTTSVLTITPGKDDDGAQYRCVVWNRALTDDEKMESTVTLSVNYYPRITIGPENPLRVELEHSATLTCTADAKPAVSNVRWTRAGRFIDTHNTLVMERISLEDAGRYVCQADNGLGRLREAEVTLDVQYGPRVAVMSSKDVDESEDIMITCNVTANPAPVTIEWLKEGDDSFRQNGDILRLNRVSAQNQGNYICRAVNILNPTGGEPSDRIGNATVAVRVRHAPGKTFITPAEPIAVQGEQSTLTCGADPPGWPMPTYRWWRDGTDSPLTLGVNYTIPRASLSEEGTYYCQPSNRLGKGTPASVHVRVYQPPRILENLPESAIHRISKTDLSLTCRAQGKPQPSIRWLKDGVELNASDGLYDILVEQSRNQNAAYTVQSTLQFRGPRRYDNQLLPIDRGTYQCVFKNDVREVSSSQLLRIEHSPITVHKANKVAYDLGEDARVECRMQAYPQPTFQWSLDSNFIDEDGAHYTTNHTALGDDVYASVLTVLGVTKADYGSYTCKGMNNMGEHKTIITLQEKGRPEHPKNLRVITRGTDFINLAWDESFNGGFPDTIFHVRAEAMSGEITSHDCQTQNPCVIQPLQQQTRFKLQVKASNIKGDSDFSDPLETMTLVNVETIPKPEEVFLERTNNILSFKVLPTSLMLQAQVEVQDVETEEWIPMEELVPIQSDNHGEVALGDTAPNEVRIKFCSVFIEDSCGNYQTARKVDYLPPIPSQSMSMQYMVAIIIGCVVFVAIVALVFICCCCRRRNSKLKNKTADMEVSHRGVVAQQAPPPPYYTVGMDNKGLDGSMDTGLDDPSKTGIYSSQQYHNYNQNGHVNNAHNNNGMGFMDNSYSNSNNGGSVNSQDSLWQVKGHGDPQMGSHMVQDPRSYQYDPMIHGGYGISGYDDYSHYPPASHQGQGMMEDYPGSRGNYMANGDPYAAVQKPRKRADHMDGSYDVSGMPDPYMEQHDQMGAEMNPDNKPQISFDESLESGYSTPNSRNRRIIREIIV, encoded by the exons gcgcggcggcggcggcggcggcgggcaacCGGCGCGAGGAGGTGGCGGACGTCCGCGAGGGCCAGGACGTCACCCTCAAGTGCCGCATCAACAACCCGTCGCTCATCACGTCGGGCGGACAGATCTTCTGGATGAGGCagaggaagggcgagaaggaCAACGTCGCCATTAGGGACACGCCCTTCGACAGGAGCTACAC CGTGGACCTGGACCTGGAGGAAGGGCGCTACGACCTGACCATCAGCCGCGCCACCTACGAGCGCGACAACGGCATGTTCGAGTGCCGCGTGAAGGAGGCCGGCACCGGGTCCGACCTGCACACCACCACCGTGAACCTGACCGTGCTGATCCCGCCCGGAAGCCCCAGGGTGAACCCCGAGGCGCCCACCGCCACCGAAGGACAGCAGATCGACCTCGTGTGCTCGTCCCAGGGGGGCTCGCCCGACCCGCAGATCAT CTGGTACCGCTCGGGCTCTGAGCAGAAGCTGTACAGCGTGCTGAAGCCTGGCGGCGGCCGCGACTTCCCCACCACCTCTGTCCTCACCATCACCCCCGGCAAGGACGACGACGGCGCGCAGTACCGGTGCGTCGTGTGGAACAGGGCGCTTACCGACGACGAGAAGATGGAGTCGACCGTCACTCTCAGCGTGAACT ACTACCCGCGGATTACCATTGGCCCTGAGAACCCGCTGCGCGTGGAGCTGGAACACTCGGCCACCCTGACGTGCACGGCCGACGCCAAGCCCGCCGTGAGCAACGTGCGCTGGACGCGCGCCGGACGCTTCATCGACACCCACAACACCCTCGTCATGGAACGCATTTCGCTCGAGGACGCCGGACGCTACGTGTGCCAGGCCGACAACGGGCTGGGCCGCCTGCGCGAGGCCGAGGTCACCCTGGACGTCCAGTACGGCCCGCGCGTGGCCGTCATGTCCAGCAAGGACGTGGACGAGTCCGAGGACATCATGATCACCTGCAACGTGACGGCCAACCCGGCGCCCGTGACCATCGAGTGGCTGAAGGAGGGCGACGACAGCTTCCGCCAGAACGGGGACATCCTGAGGCTGAACCGTGTGTCGGCGCAGAACCAGGGCAACTATATCTGCCGCGCCGTCAACATCCTGAACCCGACGGGCGGCGAGCCAAGCGACCGCATCGGCAATGCCACCGTGGCCGTGCGAGTGCGCCACGCCCCCGGCAAGACCTTCATCACGCCCGCCGAGCCCATCGCCGTGCAGGGAGAGCAGTCCACGCTGACCTGCGGCGCCGACCCCCCCGGCTGGCCCATGCCCACGTACCGCTGGTGGCGCGACGGCACCGACTCGCCGCTCACTCTGGGCGTCAACTACACCATCCCCCGCGCCTCTCTGTCCGAGGAAGGAACCTACTACTGCCAGCCCTCCAACCGCCTGGGCAAGGGCACCCCCGCATCCGTCCACGTGCGCGTGTACCAGCCGCCAAGGATCCTGGAGAACCTTCCCGAGTCCGCCATCCACCGCATCAGCAAGACCGACTTGAGTCTGACCTGTCGCGCCCAAGGGAAGCCCCAGCCCTCCATCCGTTGGTTGAAGGACGGAGTCGAACTCAATGCCTCTGACGGCCTCTACGACATCTTGGTGGAACAGTCGCGCAACCAGAATGCCGCCTACACTGTTCAGTCGACGCTGCAGTTCCGTGGCCCTCGCCGATACGACAATCAGCTACTACCCATTGACAGAGGAACTTACCAGTGTGTCTTCAAGAACGATGTACGAGAAGTCTCTAGCTCACAGCTGCTGAGGATCGAAC aTTCCCCAATCACCGTCCACAAGGCCAACAAAGTCGCTTACGATCTCGGCGAAGATGCGCGGGTCGAGTGTCGCATGCAGGCCTACCCTCAACCCACCTTCCAGTGGTCGCTCGACTCCAACTTCATTGACGAAGATGGCGCTCACTACACGACCAATCACACTGCCTTGGGAGACGACGTGTATGCGTCAGTTCTCACTGTGCTCGGCGTTACCAAGGCTGATTATGGCAGCTACACCTGCAAGGGCATGAACAACATGGGCGAACACAAGACCATCATCACCCTGCAAGAGAAGGGTCGCCCAGAACACCCCAAGAATCTCCGCGTCATCACACGTGGCACCGACTTCATCAACCTGGCTTGGGACGAGAGCTTCAACGGTGGTTTCCCGGACACCATCTTCCACGTGCGAGCGGAGGCCATGTCGGGCGAGATCACGAGCCACGATTGTCAGACGCAGAACCCGTGCGTGATCCAGCCTCTCCAGCAGCAGACGAGATTCAAGTTGCAGGTGAAGGCCAGCAACATCAAGGGAGACAGCGACTTCTCCGACCCCCTGGAAACCATGACCCTCGTCAATGTGGAGACCATCCCCAAGCCCGAAGAGGTGTTCTTGGAGAGGACCAACAACATTCTCAGCTTCAAGGTGCTCCCCACGAGTCTCATGCTGCAAGCGCAGGTAGAAGTACAAGATGTGGAAACGGAAGAATGGATCCCCATGGAGGAACTGGTGCCAATTCAGAGTGACAATCACGGCGAGGTGGCCCTGGGCGATACTGCTCCCAACGAAGTGCGAATCAAGTTCTGTTCCGTCTTCATCGAGGACAGCTGTGGAAATTACCAAACTGCCAGGAAAG tTGACTACCTGCCACCCATCCCGTCTCAAAGTATGTCAATGCAGTACATGGTTGCAATCATTATAGGCTGTGTAGTCTTTGTAGCCATTGTTGCACTTGTATTCATTTGCTGCTGCTGCCGTAGGAGGAACAGCAAGCTCAAGAATAAGACTGCTGACATGGAAGTTTCTCACCGTGGTGTTGTTGCACAGCAG GCTCCACCTCCACCATACTACACTGTTGGTATGGATAACAAGGGTCTTGATGGCTCCATGGACACTGGACTGGATGATCCTTCCAAAACGGGCATCTACAGTTCTCAGCAGTATCACAACTACAACCAGAATGGACATGTGAACAATGctcacaataataatg GAATGGGATTCATGGACAACAGCTACTCCAACTCCAACAATGGAGGTTCAGTCAACTCACAGGACTCCTTGTGGCAGGTGAAGGGCCACGGTGACCCACAGATGGGCTCCCACATGGTGCAGGACCCACGAAGCTACCAGTACGACCCCATGATTCACGGAGGTTACGGCATTTCTGGCTACGACGACTACTCCCACTACCCTCCGGCTTCTCACCAAGGACAGGGAATGATGGAGGATTATCCAGGCTCTCGCGGAAACTACATGGCCAACGGGGATCCCTACGCTGCTGTACAGAAACCGAGGAAGCGTGCAGATCATATGG ATGGAAGCTATGATGTGAGCGGCATGCCGGATCCCTACATGGAACAGCACGACCAGATGGGCGCAGAGATGAACCCCGACAATAAACCTCAAATCAGTTTTGACGAGTCTCTGGAGTCTGGTTACTCGACCCCGAATTCCCGCAACCGAAGAATCATCAGGGAGATTATTGTGTGA